A window of Paraburkholderia sp. ZP32-5 genomic DNA:
CCCAGACGATGCTCGTGTAGTTGTACGGCGCGAGCGCGCCGGCATCGGCCTCGCGAAACGCCATCGTCATCAGCAGTTGTCCGGCTGTTGCGAATGCGCCGAGCAAGGCCATGATCGCCAGTGCCTCGAACGACGGCGTGCGCCATGCGAATAACAGCGATGCGCCCATCACGATCGTGCCGACAGCCGTGAAATACAGTACCGTGGTGCCGGAATCGTCGTTGGCGTGGATGCGCTTGATCTGGATGATCGACAGCGCGCCGCATAGCGCGCTCGATATCAGCAGCACCGGGCCGAGCCAACTGGAATGCGAACCGTCCGGGCGCACCACGAACAGCACACCGACGAAACCGACCGCGGCGGCGAGCGCGTCGCGCGGCTTCAGCGTTTCCTTCAGCAGCAGCGGCGCCAGCACGATCACGAGCAAGGTTTCGGAATAAACGATTGCCACCGCCTCGCTGAGCGGCATTTATGGCAATCCGGCGAAAAAGAGACCCGACGCACCGAGCAGCGTCAGGGCGCGAATGGTCTGTCCACGCACATCGAGTTGCCGCAGACGCGCCGTGAGCGGCTTGCCACGCAGGCACAGCGCCACCGCTGGAAACAGCCCGAACAACATGCGGAAAAACGTCACCTCGTTGGCCGGATAGGCGAGCGCGACGGATTTCGCCAATGCGTCGACGAGCGCGAAACAGAACATCGACACGAGAATGAGCGCAACGCTGCGTAGCGGCACGGCGGTCGGGCGGACGGCGGCGAGAGGCGGCATGAAGGGTCCTGTGGGGCACGGCGACGAGTCTGCGCGATGACTGGGCTCGTCGCGCCGATGCGTTCGCGAAGGTTTGATTATGCCCGTGCGTTTTGCGCGACTGCTGGTTTTGCGCGCTGAAATGATGCCCTTACGCCGGGCAAAAAAAACGGCGCGCGGAAAATCCGCTACGCCGCTTTTTCAGATGGGCTCTCAAACCCGCATTACGTCAAACCGCGTAAATCTCCCGGTTATCCGCCAACGACAAAAACTCCCCGCTCTTGCCGTCGAGTGCGAGCATCTCGCCGCTTTCGATATTGAAGATCCAGCCGTGCAGCCGCAGCGTCTTGTTCGCGAGCCCGACGGCAACCGACGGATGCGTGCGGATATTGCCCAACTGCGCGATCACGTTGTCCTTGACCAGCGCCGACAGACGCTCGGCATCCGAGCAGTAGTGGCGCGATGCGTTGATTGCCTTCGCGGCATCCGCGTGACGCAGCCAGCTCGCAACCGCCGGCATATGTTCGAGATTCGTGCACGTCGAAATCGCGGTCATCGCGCCGCAGTTCGAATGGCCGCAAATCACGATGTCCTGCACGCCGAGCACGGCCACCGCGTATTCGACGGTAGCCGACACGCCGCCCGGTTCCGGGCCATACGACGGCACGATATTGCCCGCGTTGCGGATCACGAACAGCGACCCCGGCTCCGTCTGCGTCAGCAGTTCCGGCACCACGCGGCTATCCGAGCAGGTCACGAAAAGCGTGCTGGGGCTCTGCGCGGTCGACAGACGCTTGAACAGCGCGCTTTGCTGCGGAAAGACCTCGCGTTGAAAGCGGATCAAACCATCGATGATTTCCTGCACGATATTCTCCAGAGAAACGGGGCGGCGAATTATAGATTGCCGCGACTATACCGCAGCCATCCGATCGTCGCGCGAATCATCGTGCTAATCGCGAGGCGCGTCAGCGTGCCGGCCGGCACGCATCTGCATGCGCCGATAATGCGCCTTTACCTCGTTTCAACTGTGCAATCGAACGGCGCGGTAACCGGCCGGAAAGCCAACCGCGCCGTCGAAACAGCGCGTCTCAGACCTTGTCGAAATCGCGTGTCTCGAGTTCCACGGACCGTCCGCCGTTTCTTTCGAGCACCCGCCGTGTCGCATTTTCAATGCGCGCACGATTTGCCTCGAAGGTTCCCACCAGATCGTGAGCCGACGGGCCCCCGTTGCCGAAGTGACTATTCAGCGCGTCCAGCGATACGCTGCACCACACATCCGTCCCGTCCACATTGGCTTCGAAGGCGACGCGCGCGGCGGCTATTACTTCACGGCGTCCGGTGAATTCGATCCTCATAATGGTCCTCCATGTGTCGAAAGGGAAACCTGAGTGCGCAACGGCCGTGCCAAACCGGCCGGCCCCGCGGATAGGCAAATCCGCAGCGCGCATTCTCCGCAAGGTGCATACTGCACACCGGCCGCCCCATGCGGCCGCGCCGACGCAGCGTCGCGGCAAGGCCTCCTCCGGGCCGCCGGACGCGCCCAACACAACGATACTACGCCCTTCATGTCCGCCAGCCCCGAAAGCAGCCCACAACCCTCTTCCCCGCGCCGTACCCAGACCTCGCGCGGGCTCGTGATCGCCGCCGTGATGGCATCGATGGCGATGGTCGCGATCGAAGCGACCATCGTCTCCACCGCGATGCCGCAGATCGTCTCCCAACTCGGCGACCTGCATCTATATAGCTGGGTGTTCTCGTCGTTCCTGCTCACGCAGACCGCGACGACCGTGATCTTCGGCAAACTCGCCGATCTGTATGGACGCAAGCCGGTGATCCTCGCCGGCATCGCGGTGTTTCTGCTCGGCTCGGTACTCGCCGGCTTCGCGTGGTCGATGCCGGCGATGATCGCGTTCCGCCTGATCCAGGGTGTCGGCGCGGGCGCGATCCAGCCGGTGACGCTGACGGTCGTCGCCGATCTGTACCCGGC
This region includes:
- a CDS encoding carbonic anhydrase, which gives rise to MQEIIDGLIRFQREVFPQQSALFKRLSTAQSPSTLFVTCSDSRVVPELLTQTEPGSLFVIRNAGNIVPSYGPEPGGVSATVEYAVAVLGVQDIVICGHSNCGAMTAISTCTNLEHMPAVASWLRHADAAKAINASRHYCSDAERLSALVKDNVIAQLGNIRTHPSVAVGLANKTLRLHGWIFNIESGEMLALDGKSGEFLSLADNREIYAV
- a CDS encoding DUF1488 domain-containing protein, producing MRIEFTGRREVIAAARVAFEANVDGTDVWCSVSLDALNSHFGNGGPSAHDLVGTFEANRARIENATRRVLERNGGRSVELETRDFDKV